One genomic window of Punica granatum isolate Tunisia-2019 chromosome 1, ASM765513v2, whole genome shotgun sequence includes the following:
- the LOC116196852 gene encoding protein DETOXIFICATION 27-like: MGRIIDEGYGGIDQRPFLTSEVSARDGQQTAAIPEQINGSAGSTNAINKGEEAGELPLGRRVWRESKKLWYILGPSIFSRLANFSMFVSTQAFAGHLGEVELAAMAITITVIIGFNFGFMLGMASALETLCGQAFGAKRYHMLGIYVQRSFIVLFVCCFLFLPLYIFAAPLLRLLGQSDAVAELTGELALWVIPTHFSFAFIFPLVRFFQSQLKTPVIAFAFLLGLTANVAASWLCTYVLGFGVFGLALCLALGWWLVVFGMLGYAMCGGCPLTWKGWSVEAFSGLWEFIKLSVASGVMLCLENWYYKILILMTGHLHNVTIELDALSICMNISDWELMIPIAFFAATGVRVANELGAGNGKAAKFAAIVSVVQSTIIGIFFCMLVMVLRSRIAFIFTSSADVIEEVSKLSYLLGATILLNSVQPILSGVAVGSGWQAYVAYINLGCYYGIGLPLGFLMGWVFNLSIMGIWGGMIFGGTAVQTVILSIIVVRCDWEREAEKAQQRVAKWSTTNNPN; the protein is encoded by the exons ATGGGAAGGATCATCGACGAGGGATATGGAGGGATTGACCAACGTCCGTTCCTGACATCAGAAGTCTCCGCCAGAGACGGCCAGCAAACTGCTGCCATCCCGGAGCAGATTAATGGATCAGCAGGAAGCACCAATGCAATCAATAAGGGGGAGGAGGCCGGGGAGCTGCCGCTGGGGAGGAGAGTATGGAGGGAATCGAAGAAGCTATGGTACATACTGGGGCCGTCCATATTCAGTCGGCTGGCCAACTTCTCCATGTTCGTCTCCACTCAAGCCTTCGCTGGCCACCTTGGCGAGGTTGAGCTCGCTGCCATGGCAATCACCATAACTGTCATCATTGGCTTCAACTTTGGCTTCATG CTAGGGATGGCAAGTGCATTGGAGACGCTGTGTGGGCAAGCCTTCGGGGCGAAGAGGTACCACATGCTAGGAATTTACGTACAGCGGTCGTTCATCGTGCTCTTCGTCTGCTGCTTCCTCTTCTTGCCTCTCTATATCTTTGCAGCGCCGCTGCTCCGCCTCCTGGGCCAGTCAGATGCTGTGGCAGAGCTCACCGGGGAGCTTGCACTGTGGGTGATCCCCACACACTTCAGCTTCGCCTTCATCTTTCCACTTGTTCGGTTCTTCCAGAGTCAGCTCAAGACTCCCGTTATCGCCTTTGCCTTTCTGTTGGGGCTGACAGCGAACGTGGCCGCCAGCTGGCTCTGTACGTACGTGCTTGGCTTCGGGGTCTTTGGGCTTGCGTTGTGCCTGGCCCTAGGGTGGTGGTTGGTAGTGTTCGGGATGCTTGGATACGCCATGTGTGGCGGCTGCCCGCTGACGTGGAAGGGGTGGTCCGTGGAGGCGTTCTCCGGGCTATGGGAGTTCATCAAGCTCTCGGTGGCTTCTGGGGTCATGCTCTG TTTGGAGAATTGGTATTACAAGATATTGATTTTGATGACCGGACACCTACATAATGTTACGATCGAATTGGATGCCTTGTCGATCTG CATGAACATCAGTGACTGGGAACTGATGATTCCTATTGCCTTCTTTGCTGCGACCGG GGTGAGGGTTGCAAATGAGCTTGGGGCAGGGAATGGGAAGGCAGCGAAGTTCGCGGCGATTGTGTCGGTGGTTCAATCAACCATCATTGGGATCTTCTTCTGCATGTTGGTAATGGTCTTACGCAGCAGAATCGCGTTTATATTCACGTCAAGCGCCGACGTAATTGAGGAAGTTAGTAAGCTGTCTTATCTCCTAGGTGCGACCATTTTACTCAACAGCGTCCAGCCGATCCTATcag GAGTGGCAGTTGGATCGGGATGGCAAGCGTACGTGGCGTATATAAATCTAGGATGTTATTATGGAATTGGGCTCCCTCTTGGGTTCCTTATGGGCTGGGTATTCAATTTGAGTATCATG